One region of Alosa sapidissima isolate fAloSap1 chromosome 1, fAloSap1.pri, whole genome shotgun sequence genomic DNA includes:
- the scpp7 gene encoding secretory calcium-binding phosphoprotein 7 isoform X1 produces the protein MKAIIVLSCMVGMALCAPQLAPYIQVEIKQAPGVAGAAPAVSGSSLQSILDALRAAQAAGGPQVLVKQEIPQPAGRESVEIFYPLAPLAPAAPAAPAAPAAPVVPNVPVVPNVPVVPNVPVVPNVPVVPVVPVAPAAPAAPAKAPSSDDDDEEDE, from the exons ATGAAAGCCATTATTGTTCTCTCCTGCATGGTGGGGATGGCACTCTGTGCTCCT CAGCTTGCTCCCTACATTCAGGTGGAGATTAAACAAGCTCCAGGG GTAGCTGGTGCCGCACCTGCTGTATCAGGGTCCTCTCTGCAGTCT ATCCTTGATGCGTTGAGAGCTGCCCAGGCTGCTGGTGGGCCCCAG GTCCTCGTGAAGCAGGAGATCCCTCAGCCTGCTGGAAGAGAGAGCGTTGAGATT TTTTACCCCTTGGCCCCCTTGGCCCCTGCCGCTCCTGCTGCCCCTGCGGCCCCTGCGGCCCCTGTTGTCCCTAATGTCCCTGTTGTCCCTAATGTCCCTGTTGTCCCTAATGTCCCTGTTGTCCCTAATGTCCCTGTTGTCCCTGTTGTCCCTGTTGCACCCGCTGCACCCGCAGCCCCTGCC AAGGCTCCTtccagtgatgatgatgatgaggaggatgagtaa
- the ambn gene encoding ameloblastin produces MGGPGAQKSATKVRLQMLPNVQLPHPEPSAPAQPELETRVQPDPMQTLPTTEPRAVFPQTGPQPYFILQPGSPHPTIPQHGLQQGFLIQQPGGQPLFTVIYPSMAGVQPQFHPEHFPQYPPYRAMLYPAVFPQLPGHLMPVSPDSQPGQQGNPGSPQQQQDQQQRPQVPLYFDSQLLVGTSGGLSSEELEQARMAASGVQRPATNPAAQPLNPIMHVNPVMHVNPLMPLGPLLPIGPMPGLPPVMVSDPALVPVEVPAGGAIPSHDATPASLDQPQAPAVTPTAEWMLVTDHQTDDANVDLVIRPAEVLTSDPVTGASCNEYTMETDMGALSP; encoded by the exons ATGGGAGGACCAGGAGCCCAGAAGTCTGCCACTAAGGTTCGTCTGCAGATGCTTCCCAATGTGCAGCTGCCTCATCCCGAGCCTTCTGCTCCCGCTCAGCCAGAACTGGAAACCAGGGTCCAGCCGGACCCCATGCAGACTTTGCCCACAACCGAGCCAAGAGCTGTCTTCCCACAAACTGGGCCTCAGCCATATTTTATCCTACAACCAGGGTCACCTCACCCCACCATCCCACAGCATGGACTTCAACAGGGCTTCTTGATTCAACAGCCTGGGGGACAGCCTCTGTTCACGGTCATCTATCCAAGCATGGCGGGAGTACAGCCACAATTCCATCCTGAGCACTTTCCACAG TATCCCCCTTACAGAGCAATGCTGTACCCAGCTGTGTTCCCACAACTCCCAGGACACCTGATGCCGGTGTCCCCAGACTCCCAGCCTGGTCAGCAAGGGAACCCAGGGtctccacagcagcagcaggaccagCAGCAGAGGCCACAG GTCCCCCTATATTTTGACAGTCAACTTTTG GTTGGGACATCTGGTGGTCTCAGCTCTGAGGAGCTTGAA CAGGCCAGAATGGCGGCGTCTGGGGTTCAGCGTCCAGCCACCAACCCCGCAGCTCAGCCTCTCAACCCCATCATGCACGTCAACCCTGTCATGCACGTCAACCCACTGATGCCCCTCGGCCCTCTTCTGCCCATTGGTCCAATGCCAGGGTTGCCCCCGGTCATGGTCAGTGATCCAGCTCTTGTGCCGGTGGAGGTGCCTGCAGGGGGTGCCATCCCCTCCCACGATGCCACTCCAGCAAGCCTGGACCAGCCTCAGGCCCCTGCTGTGACGCCGACTGCAGAGTGGATGCTCGTCACTGACCATCAGACCGATGATGCAAATGTGGACCTGGTCATTCGTCCTGCAGAGGTGCTCACATCAGATCCTGTAACTGGGGCATCCTGTAACGAGTACACCATGGAGACAGACATGGGGGCCTTATCCCCTTAG
- the scpp7 gene encoding secretory calcium-binding phosphoprotein 7 isoform X2, with protein MKAIIVLSCMVGMALCAPLAPYIQVEIKQAPGVAGAAPAVSGSSLQSILDALRAAQAAGGPQVLVKQEIPQPAGRESVEIFYPLAPLAPAAPAAPAAPAAPVVPNVPVVPNVPVVPNVPVVPNVPVVPVVPVAPAAPAAPAKAPSSDDDDEEDE; from the exons ATGAAAGCCATTATTGTTCTCTCCTGCATGGTGGGGATGGCACTCTGTGCTCCT CTTGCTCCCTACATTCAGGTGGAGATTAAACAAGCTCCAGGG GTAGCTGGTGCCGCACCTGCTGTATCAGGGTCCTCTCTGCAGTCT ATCCTTGATGCGTTGAGAGCTGCCCAGGCTGCTGGTGGGCCCCAG GTCCTCGTGAAGCAGGAGATCCCTCAGCCTGCTGGAAGAGAGAGCGTTGAGATT TTTTACCCCTTGGCCCCCTTGGCCCCTGCCGCTCCTGCTGCCCCTGCGGCCCCTGCGGCCCCTGTTGTCCCTAATGTCCCTGTTGTCCCTAATGTCCCTGTTGTCCCTAATGTCCCTGTTGTCCCTAATGTCCCTGTTGTCCCTGTTGTCCCTGTTGCACCCGCTGCACCCGCAGCCCCTGCC AAGGCTCCTtccagtgatgatgatgatgaggaggatgagtaa
- the scpp5 gene encoding secretory calcium-binding phosphoprotein 5 — protein sequence MTMWTTVLCLCFASAISAAPLGPFFSYLPQYDSPRQSGPSTQGNNVHYSQPGFNAPVSMEIVFPQRYPTNPAGGSPNGPVYRSQAFIKYSIPKAPGRKSVEVYYPYDFGQQNFPNVPQMPPATNLFPFNFPVPPQTVPQQPPQVPPYQPLQPQDTLQLAQQEQQAQQAQAGGTLP from the exons ATGACCATGTGGACCACTGTACTCTGTCTCTGCTTCGCCAGTGCAATTTCAGCTGCACCT CTTGGGCCATTCTTCAGTTACCTTCCTCAGTATGACAGTCCAAGACAATCGGGTCCTTCAACACAG GGGAACAATGTTCACTACTCACAGCCAGGCTTCAATGCCCCAGTCAGCATGGAAATA GTATTTCCCCAGCGGTACCCCACCAACCCTGCAGGAGGCTCCCCCAACGGCCCT GTATATCGTTCACAGGCTTTCATCAAGTACTCCATACCCAAAGCCCCTGGTCGCAAGAGTGTAGAagtg TATTACCCTTATGATTTCGGGCAGCAG aACTTCCCAAATGTTCCACAAATGCCCCCAGCTACAAAC CTTTTCCCATTCAACTTCCCTGTCCCACCACAAACTGTTCCTCAGCAGCCTCCTCAG GTCCCACCGTACCAGCCACTCCAACCCCAGGACACACTGCAGTTagcgcagcaggagcagcaggccCAGCAGGCCCAGGCAG GAGGAACGTTACCGTGA
- the scpp7 gene encoding secretory calcium-binding phosphoprotein 7 isoform X3 — protein MKAIIVLSCMVGMALCAPQLAPYIQVEIKQAPGVAGAAPAVSGSSLQSILDALRAAQAAGGPQVLVKQEIPQPAGRESVEIFYPLAPLAPAAPAAPAAPAAPVVPNVPVVPVAPAAPAAPAKAPSSDDDDEEDE, from the exons ATGAAAGCCATTATTGTTCTCTCCTGCATGGTGGGGATGGCACTCTGTGCTCCT CAGCTTGCTCCCTACATTCAGGTGGAGATTAAACAAGCTCCAGGG GTAGCTGGTGCCGCACCTGCTGTATCAGGGTCCTCTCTGCAGTCT ATCCTTGATGCGTTGAGAGCTGCCCAGGCTGCTGGTGGGCCCCAG GTCCTCGTGAAGCAGGAGATCCCTCAGCCTGCTGGAAGAGAGAGCGTTGAGATT TTTTACCCCTTGGCCCCCTTGGCCCCTGCCGCTCCTGCTGCCCCTGCGGCCCCTGCGGCCCCTGTTGTCCCTAA TGTCCCTGTTGTCCCTGTTGCACCCGCTGCACCCGCAGCCCCTGCC AAGGCTCCTtccagtgatgatgatgatgaggaggatgagtaa